The following proteins are co-located in the Paludibaculum fermentans genome:
- a CDS encoding glycosyl hydrolase 2 galactose-binding domain-containing protein has protein sequence MLRPDSGPARNLALRRPAFHSSSYDYNLTAQLVTDGIKDTRVPRWVSVSTSQQGALKKNEREWLLDGNWVSGVTLHGKQAWVQFEIGGDDPPEIDRIEVDARLVAHGEPENWNCRVTGSDDGQSWKELGQASQMSRPTGEILRSVHFRQPARARFYRIVFQDARAASWQANEVTFYRGNVQVHLGGPWNFTSAWKPAGAGPEWVSVDLGAEAKLQRVVLTWIRRAAEGALQTSSDGTSWKTVQPLPAGTGPSDSIDLPQPLQARYVRLQLTKPASPEGYLLSELEVFGTGGLVPQPKPAPALRADGRLDLAGGGWRVQRDSLVPSGGQELSQPGYRDADWVVATVPGTVLSSYYNAGALPDPNFGDNQLMISDSFFHADFWYRDEFTAPPAQSPDQHFWLNLDGINWKAEIYLNGSRLGRVEGGFLRGRFDVTKLLKPGGRNAIAIRIEKLAHPGSIKEKTYESPDKNGGVPGADNPTYHAAIGWDWIPTIRGRDTGIWNDVYLTSTGAVTLEDPRVVTALPLPDTSQADVTLEVTLRNNSTAPVSGVLTGRFGDATVAAKVTLPGGGEQTVKLDPSNNPVLHLRNPKLWWPAGYGQPDLYDVELHFETAANQVSDRKSFRAGVRQFTYSEEGGALRMWINGRRFVPRGGNWGFGESMLRYRAREYDAAIRYHRDMNFTMIRNWVGQIGEDAFYEACDRHGIVVWQDFWLANPWDGPDPDDNEMFMGNVKDTIRRIRNHASIGLYCGRNEGFPPKPIDDGIREALAALHPGIHYISSSADDVVSGHGPYQAMPLKTYFTERATPKFHSEMGMPNIVSMDSLKQMMPESAMWPQGRMWGLHDFCLTGAQGGASFLERIEKSYGGAKNIADWVELAQFVNYEGHRAMFESQSKFRMGLLIWMSHPTWPSFVWQTYDYFLEPGSGYFGSKKASEPLHIQWNPSTDAIEVVNYSAGDQVGLSAQLQILNLDGAIKREVSYTLDSREDSTVIPGRIEYPSGLSSVHFLRLKLSKNGRLISDNFYWRGLQEANFQALRQLSRARVSASTQVRRQAGSWLLTTELRNVSPTPALMVRAKAVRSGSGDRILPALYSDNYIALMPGEVRTIVTEIREADTRGEAPRVSIAGYNLEEVDQSAAGAKQAAPPVRPE, from the coding sequence ATGCTTCGGCCCGATTCCGGTCCGGCGCGCAATCTGGCCCTGCGGCGGCCCGCCTTCCACTCCAGCAGCTACGATTACAACCTGACCGCCCAGCTCGTCACGGATGGCATCAAGGACACTCGCGTCCCCCGCTGGGTCTCCGTCTCGACCAGCCAGCAGGGCGCCCTCAAAAAGAATGAACGCGAGTGGCTGCTCGACGGCAATTGGGTCAGCGGCGTAACCCTGCACGGCAAACAGGCATGGGTCCAGTTCGAGATCGGCGGCGACGATCCGCCGGAGATCGACCGCATCGAAGTCGACGCCCGCCTGGTGGCCCACGGCGAACCGGAGAACTGGAACTGCCGCGTGACCGGTTCCGACGATGGCCAGAGCTGGAAAGAGCTCGGCCAGGCCAGCCAGATGTCCCGGCCGACAGGCGAAATCCTGCGCTCGGTCCACTTCCGGCAGCCGGCCCGCGCCCGCTTCTACCGGATCGTGTTCCAGGACGCCCGCGCCGCCAGCTGGCAGGCGAATGAGGTCACGTTCTACCGCGGCAACGTCCAGGTTCACCTGGGTGGCCCCTGGAACTTCACCAGCGCCTGGAAACCCGCCGGCGCCGGCCCGGAGTGGGTCTCTGTCGATCTCGGGGCGGAAGCGAAGCTTCAGCGGGTCGTCCTCACCTGGATCCGCCGCGCCGCCGAGGGCGCCCTGCAGACTTCCTCCGATGGGACGAGCTGGAAAACCGTGCAGCCCCTGCCCGCCGGCACGGGGCCCTCCGACTCCATCGACCTGCCGCAGCCTCTTCAGGCACGCTACGTGCGCCTCCAGCTCACGAAACCCGCCTCCCCCGAGGGTTACCTGCTGAGCGAGCTTGAAGTCTTCGGTACGGGCGGCCTGGTGCCGCAGCCCAAACCCGCGCCGGCCCTCCGCGCCGACGGCAGGCTCGACCTGGCGGGCGGCGGCTGGCGCGTACAGCGCGATTCCCTGGTCCCCTCCGGCGGGCAGGAGCTCTCCCAGCCCGGTTACCGCGACGCGGATTGGGTGGTGGCCACTGTCCCCGGCACCGTACTCTCCAGCTACTACAACGCCGGCGCCCTGCCCGACCCGAACTTCGGTGACAACCAGTTGATGATCTCGGATTCGTTCTTCCACGCCGACTTCTGGTACCGCGACGAGTTCACTGCCCCGCCCGCCCAATCTCCAGACCAGCACTTCTGGCTCAATCTCGACGGCATCAACTGGAAGGCGGAGATCTATCTCAACGGCTCGCGCCTGGGCCGCGTCGAAGGCGGCTTCCTGCGCGGCCGTTTCGACGTCACCAAACTCCTCAAACCGGGCGGCCGCAACGCCATCGCCATTCGCATCGAGAAACTGGCCCACCCTGGCAGCATCAAGGAAAAGACCTACGAGAGCCCCGACAAGAACGGCGGCGTCCCCGGAGCCGACAACCCCACCTACCACGCCGCCATCGGCTGGGACTGGATCCCCACCATCCGAGGCCGCGATACAGGCATCTGGAACGATGTCTACCTCACCTCCACCGGTGCGGTCACCCTGGAAGATCCGCGGGTCGTCACGGCCCTGCCCCTGCCCGATACTTCCCAGGCCGATGTGACGCTTGAGGTCACCCTCAGGAACAACTCCACCGCCCCCGTAAGCGGTGTCCTGACCGGCCGCTTCGGCGACGCCACGGTGGCAGCCAAAGTCACCCTGCCCGGCGGCGGGGAACAAACGGTAAAGCTGGATCCATCCAACAATCCTGTCTTACATCTTCGGAATCCGAAGCTATGGTGGCCGGCGGGTTACGGCCAGCCCGACCTCTATGACGTGGAGCTGCATTTCGAGACCGCCGCCAACCAGGTCTCCGACCGCAAGTCGTTCCGGGCCGGCGTCCGGCAGTTCACCTACAGCGAAGAGGGCGGCGCCCTGCGCATGTGGATCAACGGCCGCCGGTTCGTCCCGCGCGGGGGTAACTGGGGCTTCGGGGAATCCATGCTCCGCTATCGCGCCCGCGAGTACGACGCGGCCATCCGCTACCACCGCGACATGAACTTCACCATGATCCGGAACTGGGTGGGTCAGATCGGCGAGGACGCGTTTTATGAGGCCTGCGACCGCCACGGCATCGTCGTCTGGCAGGATTTCTGGCTGGCCAACCCCTGGGACGGCCCCGATCCGGATGACAACGAAATGTTCATGGGGAACGTCAAAGACACCATCCGGCGCATCCGCAACCATGCCTCCATTGGCCTGTACTGCGGTAGAAATGAAGGGTTTCCGCCCAAACCCATCGACGATGGCATCCGCGAGGCACTCGCCGCCCTGCACCCCGGCATCCACTACATCTCCAGCTCCGCCGACGATGTCGTCAGCGGTCATGGGCCCTATCAGGCGATGCCCCTCAAGACCTATTTCACTGAGCGGGCCACCCCCAAGTTCCATAGCGAGATGGGCATGCCCAACATCGTCAGCATGGACAGCCTCAAGCAGATGATGCCGGAGTCCGCCATGTGGCCCCAGGGCCGGATGTGGGGGCTTCATGATTTCTGCCTCACCGGTGCGCAGGGCGGCGCCTCATTCCTCGAACGCATTGAGAAGAGCTATGGGGGAGCGAAGAATATCGCTGATTGGGTCGAACTTGCTCAATTCGTGAACTACGAAGGTCATCGGGCAATGTTTGAATCGCAGAGTAAATTCCGGATGGGTCTCCTGATTTGGATGAGCCATCCCACTTGGCCGTCGTTTGTCTGGCAGACGTACGACTATTTCCTCGAACCGGGCTCAGGTTATTTTGGAAGTAAGAAAGCCTCCGAGCCGCTTCACATCCAATGGAATCCTTCCACCGATGCGATCGAGGTCGTCAACTACAGCGCGGGCGACCAGGTGGGTCTGTCAGCCCAGCTACAGATTCTGAACCTGGACGGGGCAATCAAGCGGGAAGTTTCCTATACCTTGGATTCAAGGGAGGACAGCACCGTGATCCCCGGCAGGATCGAGTATCCCTCCGGCCTCTCTTCCGTACATTTCTTACGGCTGAAACTTTCTAAGAACGGCCGGTTGATCTCTGACAACTTCTACTGGCGCGGGCTCCAGGAAGCCAATTTCCAGGCCCTTCGGCAATTGTCCAGGGCACGGGTATCGGCATCGACCCAGGTTCGGCGCCAGGCCGGATCCTGGCTTCTGACCACCGAGTTGAGAAACGTCTCCCCCACCCCGGCCCTCATGGTGCGGGCCAAGGCAGTCCGGTCCGGCAGCGGCGATCGGATTCTGCCCGCCCTGTATAGCGATAATTACATCGCGCTCATGCCCGGCGAGGTGCGCACCATTGTTACCGAGATACGGGAAGCCGACACCCGCGGCGAGGCGCCCCGCGTCTCCATTGCCGGTTATAACCTCGAGGAAGTTGACCAGAGTGCGGCGGGAGCAAAACAGGCCGCGCCTCCAGTCAGGCCGGAATAA
- a CDS encoding PadR family transcriptional regulator, producing the protein MAKATFPQGSLPLLVLKILAQTGPQHGYAITLKIEHLSDEALSVEEGSLYPALHRLEEAGWIQAEWTVTGNKRRARIYEITEAGRRQLLEEEQRWRTSTAAVDRILRHA; encoded by the coding sequence ATGGCCAAGGCTACTTTCCCGCAAGGCTCACTGCCGCTTCTGGTCCTCAAGATCCTCGCCCAGACCGGCCCCCAGCACGGTTACGCCATCACGCTGAAGATCGAGCACCTGTCCGACGAGGCGCTCAGTGTCGAGGAAGGCTCGCTCTATCCGGCCCTCCACCGGCTGGAAGAGGCCGGCTGGATCCAGGCGGAATGGACCGTCACGGGCAATAAGCGCCGCGCCCGCATCTACGAGATCACTGAGGCGGGACGCCGCCAGCTATTGGAAGAAGAGCAGCGCTGGCGCACCTCCACTGCGGCCGTCGACCGCATTCTCCGGCACGCCTGA
- a CDS encoding adenylate kinase family protein — protein sequence MLRLSVGCLLAVIAGLILPAAEGAPAPLGLGQVVILVGPPGSGKSVQARNLGRKYKVPVISVAELAQQAMRGQGPVPGSKARVANSGELLSDEAAIELISARAGQADTAKGFILDGYPNSEAQAKFLDSFLNTRALQPPKVVVLEVSEEIVRARMLKRKSVDDTPGNIDRRLADYHREESFLNSWYTPRNTLRVDGTKPPKQVFVEIEEGLVKVFDRKEFKDREAAPR from the coding sequence ATGCTGCGACTGTCAGTCGGGTGCCTGCTGGCGGTGATCGCCGGGTTGATTCTGCCTGCGGCCGAGGGCGCGCCGGCTCCTTTGGGATTGGGCCAGGTGGTAATTCTGGTGGGGCCCCCGGGCAGCGGCAAGAGCGTGCAGGCGCGGAATCTTGGCAGGAAGTACAAGGTGCCTGTCATCTCTGTCGCGGAGCTGGCACAACAAGCGATGCGCGGCCAGGGGCCGGTGCCGGGCAGCAAAGCGAGGGTGGCGAACTCCGGGGAATTACTGAGCGACGAGGCCGCGATCGAGCTGATCAGCGCGCGAGCCGGCCAGGCGGATACGGCCAAGGGCTTCATCCTGGACGGGTACCCTAATTCGGAAGCGCAGGCGAAGTTCCTCGATTCCTTCCTGAACACGCGTGCATTGCAGCCGCCGAAGGTTGTCGTTTTGGAAGTGTCGGAGGAGATCGTACGAGCGCGCATGTTGAAGCGCAAGAGCGTGGACGACACACCTGGTAACATCGACCGCCGGTTGGCGGACTACCACAGGGAAGAGAGCTTCCTGAACTCCTGGTACACGCCGCGCAACACGCTGCGGGTGGATGGAACGAAGCCGCCGAAGCAGGTCTTCGTGGAGATCGAAGAGGGCCTGGTGAAAGTGTTTGACCGCAAGGAGTTCAAAGACAGGGAAGCCGCGCCGCGCTAG
- a CDS encoding ADOP family duplicated permease, which produces MSWITRLRNVFRKDDLDRDLDDELQFHAEQRAADLGLTPAEAQRRLGHTARILEESRDVKLARWLETVLQDLRLAFRIWRKRPLVAVTAILTIALGAGMNVAVFRVIWNVMLKPLPYAEPARLMQVWVEEKEPRTPPENVLIDKWQHSSLTFSAFAAYRPWSITIIGQGNPEQVFTGMVSRNFFETLGTPLLAGRAFTPDEMSSGSDNAILLREGYWRRRFAGDPGLVGSEIEADGTLCRVIGIVPDSFLATPLIQVARGGSTALGGARAEPDAFMPLSRARVGGMRLPTHTSFLIGRLNPGIPAGQAANELAAIAGPGERRRIWLSPLEEEVGYQLRPALLALIAATGCVLLIACANLANLMLAQVVLRRRELAVRAALGAGMSRVMRQLVTEAMALSLAGGAAGLLLSQLLYGVIVGLYPDTIPRTANSAPDWIIYLFALGLTILTGLLFGVLPAWRAASEAKEEALRVGNPWMSRGSRRWSSAMVALQAGLTTVVLIAAGLLARTFLTLRDIDIGIDRDHILTASIDLPATRYKTRDDRARFGRAWLDRLNAIPGVASAGISNSLPLRYTMLLDLRIFVPGSDQEQLVGGRAVGGDYFKALGMRWAAGGPFDPAVKGQVAVNEAFVRKFLKDKQPVGFQLPQGKTSMLITGVIKDVRHRGLREAPQPELYLSYDSFPLNPVDTVIRSNLPTAQIIAAMRRELKALDDQVVLARPLAMEEVVNGELARPRFQVVLLGLFAGVALALAAIGTYGVIAYNVRSRTPELGLRRALGASTLNIQQLILAGGLKAPMVGLAAGLLLGWLVIGRLLEAMLYGVTARDPKVLIFTAVTLAATSLSACLLPGRAAARIDPGVALRQE; this is translated from the coding sequence ATGTCCTGGATTACCAGACTCCGCAACGTTTTTCGCAAGGACGACCTGGATCGCGACCTCGACGATGAGCTGCAATTCCACGCCGAGCAGCGCGCCGCGGATCTCGGCCTGACGCCAGCCGAAGCCCAACGCCGCCTGGGCCACACCGCCCGCATCCTGGAGGAAAGCCGCGACGTGAAACTGGCCCGCTGGCTCGAGACCGTCCTGCAGGATCTTCGCCTCGCCTTCCGCATCTGGCGCAAACGGCCGCTGGTGGCCGTCACGGCCATCCTCACCATCGCTCTCGGGGCCGGCATGAATGTCGCCGTCTTCCGCGTGATCTGGAACGTGATGCTCAAGCCGTTGCCCTACGCGGAGCCCGCCCGCCTGATGCAGGTCTGGGTCGAGGAGAAAGAGCCCCGAACTCCGCCCGAGAACGTCCTGATCGACAAGTGGCAGCACAGCAGCCTGACCTTCTCCGCCTTCGCCGCCTACCGGCCATGGAGCATCACCATCATCGGTCAAGGCAACCCCGAGCAGGTCTTCACCGGAATGGTCTCCCGGAATTTCTTCGAAACGCTGGGAACCCCGTTGCTGGCGGGCCGCGCCTTCACCCCGGACGAGATGAGCAGCGGATCCGACAATGCGATCCTGCTGCGCGAAGGCTACTGGCGGCGCCGCTTTGCCGGCGACCCGGGCCTTGTGGGCTCCGAGATCGAAGCCGACGGCACACTATGCCGCGTGATCGGCATTGTCCCCGACTCCTTCCTTGCAACACCCCTGATCCAGGTAGCGCGCGGCGGCTCCACCGCGTTGGGTGGAGCCCGGGCGGAACCGGACGCGTTCATGCCGCTATCCAGGGCACGCGTAGGAGGAATGCGCCTCCCCACCCACACCAGCTTCCTGATTGGCCGTCTCAACCCGGGCATCCCGGCTGGCCAGGCGGCCAACGAACTGGCCGCCATCGCCGGTCCGGGCGAGCGCCGCCGCATCTGGCTCTCGCCACTGGAAGAGGAAGTCGGCTACCAGTTGCGGCCGGCCCTGCTGGCCCTGATTGCCGCCACCGGCTGCGTCCTGCTCATCGCCTGTGCGAATCTGGCCAATCTGATGCTCGCGCAGGTCGTGCTGCGCCGCCGTGAACTGGCCGTGCGCGCCGCCCTCGGCGCGGGCATGTCACGGGTCATGCGGCAACTGGTCACCGAGGCCATGGCTCTCTCGCTCGCCGGCGGAGCCGCGGGCCTGCTGCTCTCCCAGTTACTCTATGGTGTCATCGTCGGCCTCTATCCGGACACGATTCCGCGCACGGCCAACTCCGCGCCCGATTGGATCATCTACCTCTTCGCGCTCGGCCTCACCATCCTCACCGGCCTGCTGTTCGGTGTACTGCCCGCCTGGCGCGCGGCCAGTGAAGCGAAGGAGGAAGCCCTGCGTGTCGGCAATCCCTGGATGAGCCGAGGCAGCCGCCGCTGGTCCAGCGCCATGGTGGCCCTCCAGGCGGGCCTGACTACTGTTGTCTTGATCGCCGCGGGCCTGCTGGCGCGAACCTTCCTCACCTTGCGAGACATCGATATCGGCATCGATCGCGACCACATCCTCACGGCCAGCATCGACCTGCCCGCAACTCGCTACAAAACCAGGGACGACCGCGCCCGCTTCGGCCGCGCCTGGCTCGACCGCCTGAATGCGATTCCCGGCGTTGCCTCCGCGGGCATCTCCAATTCCCTGCCCTTGCGCTACACGATGCTGCTGGATCTGCGCATCTTCGTCCCGGGCTCCGACCAGGAGCAACTCGTCGGTGGACGCGCCGTGGGCGGCGACTATTTCAAAGCCCTCGGCATGCGCTGGGCGGCGGGCGGCCCCTTCGACCCCGCGGTCAAGGGACAAGTGGCCGTGAACGAAGCCTTCGTCCGCAAGTTCCTCAAGGACAAACAGCCGGTCGGCTTCCAGTTGCCCCAAGGCAAGACGTCGATGCTGATCACAGGCGTCATCAAGGACGTCCGCCACCGCGGCCTGCGCGAAGCGCCGCAACCGGAACTCTATCTTTCCTATGACAGCTTTCCGCTGAACCCGGTCGATACTGTGATTCGTTCCAACCTGCCTACGGCGCAAATCATCGCGGCCATGCGCCGGGAGTTGAAGGCACTGGACGATCAGGTGGTGCTGGCGAGACCCCTGGCGATGGAGGAAGTGGTGAACGGTGAACTGGCGCGGCCGCGCTTTCAGGTGGTGCTGCTGGGCCTCTTTGCCGGTGTTGCCCTGGCTTTGGCGGCCATTGGCACCTACGGCGTGATCGCTTATAACGTACGGAGCCGTACGCCGGAACTGGGCCTGCGGAGGGCGCTCGGCGCCAGCACGCTGAACATACAGCAGTTGATCCTGGCAGGAGGCTTGAAGGCTCCGATGGTCGGTTTGGCGGCGGGACTCCTGCTCGGCTGGCTCGTCATCGGCCGGTTATTGGAAGCGATGCTCTACGGCGTAACCGCCCGGGACCCGAAAGTGCTGATATTCACGGCAGTCACGCTGGCAGCCACCAGCTTATCGGCCTGCCTGCTGCCAGGACGGGCGGCAGCCCGCATCGACCCCGGCGTCGCGCTGCGTCAGGAGTAG
- a CDS encoding CCHC-type zinc finger protein, whose product MADPKPTKIEKALDFKAKYQTLMNEARDEAIASIQGQIGTLKELGFTFELVESGSRFSAKAPKAGEKKQRTCKICGKTGHNARTCPQRPNA is encoded by the coding sequence ATGGCGGATCCAAAACCAACCAAAATTGAGAAGGCCCTTGACTTCAAGGCCAAGTATCAGACCCTGATGAACGAAGCCCGTGACGAAGCTATCGCTTCGATCCAGGGCCAAATTGGGACTCTCAAAGAGCTCGGCTTCACATTCGAACTCGTGGAGTCGGGCAGCCGGTTCAGCGCCAAGGCCCCCAAGGCCGGCGAGAAGAAACAACGCACTTGCAAGATTTGTGGCAAGACCGGCCATAATGCAAGAACCTGCCCTCAAAGACCGAACGCCTAA